One Nesterenkonia populi DNA window includes the following coding sequences:
- a CDS encoding glycosyltransferase family 4 protein, giving the protein MRLFVDCRYVRTRVHDGISRYTASLVETLGSPTFASRAQVTMLISDPAQLTMLPDLPHLRISSPTSPREPLVPRQINPHSPDVVFSPMQTMGSAGRRYRLILTLHDLIYYQHRTPPRDLAAPVRAGWRLYHLSYAPQRWTLNRADAVATVSETTAGLITQHRLTKRPIHLIPNAPQPVSRPRDPGCLPARELLYMGSFMGYKNVEGIIEGLNRLPEYRLHLCSPLTGARRRELIASAADPDQLVFHDGISEEEYRALLHRAAALVTLSQAEGYGLPVIEAMSHGTPVIVSELPIFREIAGDAAGTPAAQVVTNTEELASAVRRLEAPDIFSEASQTARRRSAAYSWEDSAERLLAAAASAQSSKN; this is encoded by the coding sequence ATGCGACTGTTCGTGGACTGCCGGTACGTGCGCACCCGCGTCCACGACGGGATCTCCCGCTACACCGCCTCCCTGGTGGAGACGCTTGGGTCCCCCACGTTCGCCTCCCGGGCACAGGTGACCATGCTGATCAGTGATCCTGCACAGCTGACGATGCTGCCCGATCTGCCGCACCTGCGAATCAGCTCCCCGACCTCCCCCCGGGAGCCGCTGGTGCCCCGGCAGATCAACCCGCACTCCCCCGACGTCGTCTTCTCCCCCATGCAGACCATGGGCAGCGCCGGACGCCGCTACCGGCTGATCCTCACGCTGCACGACCTGATCTACTACCAGCACCGCACTCCCCCGCGGGACCTGGCCGCCCCGGTGCGGGCCGGGTGGAGGCTCTACCACCTCAGCTACGCCCCGCAGCGGTGGACGCTGAACCGGGCCGACGCCGTCGCCACCGTGTCCGAAACCACCGCCGGGCTGATCACGCAGCACCGGCTCACCAAGCGGCCTATCCACCTGATCCCCAACGCCCCGCAGCCGGTGAGCCGGCCCAGGGACCCTGGGTGCCTGCCAGCCCGGGAGCTTCTCTACATGGGGTCATTCATGGGGTACAAGAACGTGGAAGGCATCATTGAGGGGCTGAACCGCCTGCCGGAATACCGGCTTCACCTGTGCTCCCCGCTCACCGGGGCGCGACGGCGCGAGCTCATCGCATCGGCGGCAGACCCTGATCAGCTGGTCTTCCACGACGGGATCTCCGAGGAGGAGTACCGAGCGCTGCTGCACAGGGCAGCCGCCCTGGTGACACTGTCCCAGGCAGAGGGGTACGGGCTGCCGGTGATCGAGGCGATGAGCCACGGCACCCCCGTGATCGTCTCCGAGCTGCCGATCTTCCGGGAGATCGCCGGCGACGCCGCCGGCACCCCCGCCGCTCAGGTCGTCACCAATACGGAGGAGCTGGCTTCCGCGGTGCGCAGGCTGGAGGCCCCGGACATCTTCTCCGAGGCCAGCCAGACTGCCCGGAGACGCTCTGCGGCCTACTCCTGGGAGGATTCGGCGGAGCGTCTGCTGGCCGCGGCGGCATCAGCTCAGTCGTCGAAGAACTGA
- a CDS encoding 6-pyruvoyl trahydropterin synthase family protein, which translates to MTDSSTVAPTFRLTVDDHLMIAHSLQHEFFGPAQQLHGATLRIRASFQRQGLDEHGVVIDIGQASGLLAQVLEPLRYKNLDEHPDFAEKFSTTEVIVQYIALQLAEALPAGHGLKALEVEAEENPAARAGVRIQLAE; encoded by the coding sequence GTGACTGATTCCAGCACCGTCGCCCCCACCTTCCGGCTGACAGTCGATGATCATCTGATGATCGCCCATTCGCTGCAGCACGAGTTCTTCGGCCCCGCCCAGCAGCTGCACGGGGCGACCCTGAGGATCCGCGCCAGCTTTCAGAGGCAGGGTCTGGACGAGCACGGGGTCGTCATCGACATCGGCCAGGCCTCCGGGCTGCTCGCCCAGGTGCTGGAGCCGCTGCGGTACAAGAACCTGGACGAGCACCCTGACTTCGCGGAGAAGTTCTCCACCACCGAGGTGATCGTCCAGTACATCGCGCTGCAGCTCGCCGAGGCGCTGCCTGCCGGCCACGGGCTCAAAGCCTTGGAGGTGGAGGCTGAGGAGAACCCCGCGGCCCGGGCAGGCGTACGCATTCAGCTCGCTGAGTGA
- a CDS encoding zinc-dependent alcohol dehydrogenase, which yields MRTLQYWTTGPSTSEIRETDVPVPDDGEALIETLVSGVSRGTEGLVHRGEVPDAVAHLMRAPNQLGNLPHPVSHGYLNVGVVREGAEHLVGQRVFTLSGHRQHVVMSTEDCHVLPAGMSAERALLAGIAEVALNGVWEAQLTLADRVAVVGAGLVGLCAGLLAERAGAHVLMVDQNERRRALCERLGLAAAAPEEAGGDQDVVLHTSASAAGLETALRIIGDDGAVVELSWYGTSAPQIPLGSDFHARRLRILGVQVGEVASPKRLRRTRTERLATALGLLADERFDALITGRSPLTQLPAEMNRLLADPETILHVIDYPAHQHPIDPGEHL from the coding sequence ATGCGTACGCTCCAGTACTGGACCACCGGCCCCAGCACCTCCGAGATCCGTGAGACGGACGTGCCTGTGCCCGATGACGGTGAGGCGCTGATCGAGACGCTGGTGTCCGGGGTATCCCGCGGCACTGAGGGGCTGGTGCACCGCGGGGAGGTGCCCGACGCCGTCGCGCACCTGATGCGTGCCCCGAACCAGCTGGGAAACCTGCCGCACCCGGTGTCCCACGGGTACCTCAACGTCGGCGTCGTCCGTGAGGGGGCTGAGCATCTGGTGGGACAGCGGGTCTTCACCCTCTCCGGGCACCGGCAGCACGTGGTGATGAGCACGGAGGACTGCCACGTGCTTCCCGCCGGGATGTCGGCGGAGCGGGCCCTGCTGGCAGGGATCGCGGAGGTGGCGCTCAACGGAGTCTGGGAGGCGCAGCTCACCCTGGCCGACCGTGTCGCAGTGGTGGGGGCCGGGTTGGTGGGCCTCTGCGCGGGACTGCTGGCCGAGCGGGCGGGGGCCCATGTGCTGATGGTGGATCAGAACGAGCGCCGTCGCGCCCTGTGCGAGCGGCTGGGACTGGCTGCCGCGGCACCGGAGGAGGCCGGCGGGGATCAGGATGTCGTTCTCCATACCTCCGCGTCCGCAGCCGGACTGGAGACCGCGCTGCGGATCATCGGCGACGACGGCGCCGTCGTCGAGCTCTCCTGGTACGGGACAAGCGCCCCGCAGATTCCCCTGGGCTCCGACTTCCACGCCCGGCGACTCCGGATCCTGGGGGTGCAGGTGGGGGAGGTCGCCTCCCCCAAACGGCTTCGCCGCACCCGCACCGAACGTCTCGCCACCGCACTGGGCCTGCTGGCTGACGAACGCTTCGACGCGCTGATCACCGGGCGCTCGCCGCTCACACAGCTTCCGGCGGAGATGAACCGCCTTCTCGCCGACCCTGAGACGATCCTTCACGTGATTGACTATCCCGCACACCAGCATCCCATCGACCCAGGAGAGCATCTGTGA